The genomic DNA GGATTTTAAATGACAGCAACAGACCTGAGAAGAAGAGTAAGCCGTCTCCTGTCAATGTTATAACAGCCTCTTAATTAAAGATTTAGACCGCAAAAGGTTTTCAATCTTTTCTATTCCCATTCAACGAAACCGAGTGAAACAATTGCCTTCGGGAATAAGGGGATCAACGGTTTGAATGCAGCGAGTTTTTATCCCCGCCACAGGTAATTGCGTGAGCGAGGGAAGCCGCAGGCCAAAGTTTAATCACCTGAAAACAATGTTCTGGAAAAACCTGATTCCCCTGCGGAGCCGATGTATAAATAATTATCTTTAAGGAACTTCCACTGCGTCGAAGATCTTCCTGATTACATCTTCAGGACTAACTTCTTCAGCTTCCGCCTCGTAACTCAAAATAACCCTGTGTCTCAGGATATCGAGAGCAATGGCCTTAATATCTTCAGGCGTAACAAATCCCCGGTGCTTCATGAATGCATTAGCCATAGCCGCTCTGGCAAGGAATATGGAAGCCCTGGGGGATGCCCCGTATTCAATGAGATCTTTAATATCTGCCAGGCCATACTCTTCAGGGCGCCTGCTTGCCGAAACGAGGTTAACAATATACGTTTTTATTTTATCGTCAACGTAAATCCTGTTAACAACTTCCCTGGCAGCAATAATGTCATCGGTGGTGGTCACCTTTTCTACGGCAAGTTTTGTGCCTGCAATATTGCGGGTAATAATCTCTTTCTCTTCATCTTTAGCGGGATAAGTGACCTGCAGTTTGAACATGAAACGGTCAACCTGGGCCTCGGGAAGCGGGTAAGTTCCTTCCTGTTCTATGGGATTTTGGGTAGCAAGAACGAGAAAGGCGTCGGCAAGAGGGAATGTTTCATCGCCGATGGTCACCTGTTTTTCCTGCATTGCTTCCAGCAGTGCGCTCTGAACCTTGGCAGGCGCCCTGTTGATTTCGTCGGCAAGAACGATATTGGAAAAGATGGGCCCCCTCTTTACAGAAAAGCTGCCGTCTTTCTGATTATAAATTTCCGTCCCTACCAGATCGGCAGGGAGCAGGTCGGGTGTAAACTGTATCCTGTTGAAGTCAGCATGGACGGCATCGGACAAGGTGTTAATGGTCAGTGTTTTTGCCAGGCCCGGAATCCCTTCCACAAGGATATGGCCACCTGTGAGAAAGCCCATGAGGAGCCTTTCCACGAAGTTCTTCTGACCGATAATTACTTTTCCTACTTCACCAAGAATGTCGTCAACAAAACGACTTTTTTCTACAACTTCCCTGTTTAACTGTTCCAGGTTAACTGTTTCTGACACAGGCTCTCCTTAAGGTTCTTTTTTATCCTTGCTTCAAGCTGCCTTGCCCTCTCCCTGGAAACACCGAGATGATCGCCTACTTCCTGGAGCGTCATCGGTTCATCGGCCATTAGCCTTTTTTCTATAATAAACCGGTCTCGCTCCTTCATGGAAGAAACGACATCAGCCACGTCTTTTTTTATGACGGCTTTTTCCTGGGCATCGGCAACGATTTCTTCCTGATTTGCCTTGTTGCAGGGGAGAAGGTCCATATGGGTCGTCGTTCCTTCATCATCGATTGTCGAATCAAGAGAAAAGTCCCTGGCGCTCATCCTGAGATCCATCTCCTCAACATCACCTTCTCTTACGTCGAGGCTCTCGGCAATGGCCTTGTAGTCATCACCACGGGCCAGCTTTTCCTTGGCCTGGTTCAGCTTGTAGAAAAGTTTTTTCTGGGCCTGCGTCGTCCCGATTTTAACAAGGCTCCAGTTTTTAATGATGAATTCCTGGATATAGGCCTTAATCCACCAGACGGCATAAGTGAGAAGACGATAGCCCTTATGGGGATTGAATTTCTTTACCGCCATAAGAAGGCCGATATTGCCTTCCTGAACCAGGTCCATCAGCTTGAGTCCGTAATTTCTGTATTCGTTAGCGATTTTTACGACAAAACGGAGATTTGAAGTGGCAAGCCTTTCAGCCGCTTCCCTGTCGCCATATTCGCGCAGGCGGACAGCCAGGTCAAACTCCTCTTCCTGTGTAAGAAGAGGGTACCTGTTTATTTCATTCATGTAGAGAGTTATGTCATTTGTTCTGGTTAATGCGTACATCTCTATCCTCCACCATTCTCAAAACTTTAGTCCGCTATTAGCACTCTAATGCTGTGAGTGCTAATAATATAAACATTATCTCTTTAAAATGCAATAGTTAGCACAATTTTTTTTATCTTTTTGCACTTCCTTTGACAGGGGACTTTAAAAAAAGTTCAAACAGACAGGGGTTTATTGTAAAAAATTATTTCTGCCGTCATGAAACTTCTTTAAAGCAGTTGACCTCTTTTTATAATAAGTTTACAGTAAATAAAAAAACTATCGGGGCCTGACAATGACACTAGTATCAATTATGAAAAATTCGCCAGGGAAAAAAAGGTTAAATCTTATCATCCTCTCCATCTTAATTTACTGGGGAGCGCTCACTTCTTATTGTGAAGCCATTGTGCCGGGCGACGACAAGATAAGAAAGAAGATCGTCAAGATCTACGCTTCCCAAAGCAGTCCTGACTATCTCAACCCCTGGAGGTCGGGAGCGGCAACACAGGTCAGCGGTTCGGGCTGCATCGTGGAAGGCAACAGGATCCTTACCAACGCCCACGTCGTTGCAAACAGTACCTACCTGGAAGTAAGACTCCACGGCAGTTCCAAAAGATACAAGGCAAAAGCCTTAAAAGTCGCCCATGAAGTCGACATTGCGCTGCTGGAAGTGGAGGATGAATCCATATTTGCAGGCATCAGTCCCCTCAAACTGGGCAAACTCCCCGAGGCACAGCAGGAAGTTCTCGTCTACGGATTTCCTATCGGCGGCGATTCTCTCAGCATCACCAAAGGGATTCTTTCACGGATAGAGCACCAGAGTTATGTACATAGCGGGGACTATTTTCTGGCCGGTCAGATTGATGCAGCCATCAATCCCGGCAATAGCGGCGGCCCTGTCATTGTAGACGGTAAAATTGCCGGCATCGTCATGCAGTCATATAGCCCGCTTCACTCGGAAAACCTTGGCTATATGGTGCCGGCCCCCGTGATCCGGCATTTTTTCGAAGATCTGGAAGATGGTGAATATGAGGGCTTTCCAGCGCTCGGCCTTCACACGCAAAACATTGAAAATCCGGCAATGAAAGAGAAATACAGCATGAACAAAAACAGGACCGGCGTTGTCATAAACCACATCTACTTCAAATCACCGGCACAGGGAAGGCTGAAAGTTAACGACATCGTCATGGCCGTAGACGGGCATGCCATAGCCGACGACGGCACGGTAGAATTCAGGCCCGGAGAGAGGACTTTCTACTCCTACTTCATAGAAATGCATCAAATGAATGAAAAGGTAGAAGTGGATATACTTAGAAAGGGAAAAATAAAAAAATTCACATTTAAGCTGAGAAATGAGAAAGACGACCTTATGCTCGTGCGAAACATGAAGGAAAAAAATCTTCCCAGGTACTTTGTTTTCGGCGGCATCGTTTTTACCCCTCTTACAAAGAACCTGGTTCAGCAATGGGGAAGAGGATGGCGGCGCCGCGTTGATGAAGAACTGCTCTATGAAATTTCAAACTGGCCGAGCAAAGAAAAAAAAGAGGTCGTTGTTGCCCTCAAGGTACTTGCAGCCGATCTGAACAGGGGCTATCACAAAATCAGGAATTGGGCAGTGGAAGAAGTGAATGGAAAGAAATTCGCTAATTTCGATGAATTCATAAATATCATTTCCCGTGAAAAGGAACCCTTCATTGAATTTAAAAACCGCAAGGGATACCGGATAGTCATAGACAGGCTAAAAGCAGGAAAGGATAAGGAAAGTATCCTGAAAACCTATCGTATCAAGGAAGACCGCTCACCGGATCTGAAATAAAAAATCAAATAGAAATATTCAGCAAGGCCTCCGCAGGCAACGGGCTATTTTCGTGAAAAATACGCTTCCTCCCTCTTTCGGCAAGCCACGGGAAGGACTCCCCCTGCAAACGACAATGATGAAAACACAGTTAATCTTGACAAAGCGTTATTCCCGGCTGTATATTACGCTTTAGTTATGGAAAGGTCGAAACCGAGAAAAAAACCATCAAAGAGAATTTCAACGGAGAAATCACCGGGGGAAGGGGGCCTCTCTCTTCGTGCCAGAATATGGTTCGACATGGACGGCGAGACCTTTATTGCGCCGGGAAGAGCTACCCTGCTCGAAAGGATAGACCGGTACGGCTCCATCAGCAAGGCTGCAAAATCGATGGAAATGTCCTACCGCCATGCATGGCTCCTGGTTGATGATATGAACAGGAAAGCAATATCACCTCTTGTTGAAAGAGTATCCGGTGGTAAAGGGGGCGGAGGAACGGTATTGACGGTGGAAGGAAAAAAGACCCTTGAAAGGTTTGAAAAGCTGCAAGGGAAAATAAGGAATTTTGTCGAAGAAGTGGCGAAAGAAAACGGCATGCTTTAAAAATGTTTCCGGTCCGTTATTATGAATCTTAAAAATAAACTTCCTTCAACTATAAAAGAAGTAAAAAAGGGAAAACTCAACGCCCACGTCTCTCTCGAATGGAAGGATATTCCCTTGAGCGTTATTATCACCTCTGCCTCTGCCGATGAAATGGGTCTTGTCCGGGGAGACCGGGTGGACGCACTTTTCAAGGCCTCTGACGTTATTCTGGCCAGGGGGCTTTCGGGTCAGTTAAGCGCCAGAAATGTTTTTAGCGGGAAGATTGTAGAGCTTAAAAAAAGCTTCCCCCTGGCTATGGTTGATATCAATGCGTCAGGCTGCATGGTGTGTGCTGAAATCACCCTCTCTTCACTGGAAGCAATGGGATTGAAGGAAGGGGAGGATGTGGATGTAGTAATTAAATCGTCTGAGCTTATTTTGGCAAAGGCACTATAGTGACAGGTGGTATTGCGCTCAGGTTGTACTTTTTTTAACTTTCTTTGTGTCCTTGGCGCCTTGACGTAAAATAAAAAAATTAGAGAAACAACATGACATCGAACAAATATCTCCATAAACTATGTCTCACCCTCTCCTTATCTTTGGCTTTATTCATCTCCACTGCAGAGGGGGCAGAAAAAACCCTAAACATCGCCGCCGCATCAAATCTCACTTACGTCATGCCTGAAATAGTGAAGGTATTCGAGAAAACGCACAAAGGCATAAAGACAAAACTCTCTCTCGCCTCATCGGGCAGCATCTATTCGCAGATAATTAACGGCGCGCCCTATGATGTCTTTCTTTCGGCCGACGAACTGAGGCCGTCACTGCTTTATAAAGAGGGCAAGACCATTGGAAAACCTTTTACCTATGCCACAGGCAAGCTTGTTCTCTGGACGGGAAAAAAAATGACTCTTGTAGAAGGACTTTTTGTTCTCTCTTCACCGAAGGTAAAGCGGGTGGCCATTGCCAATCCGAGACATGCGCCCTATGGGGAGGCTGCAAAAAAGACTCTCATCGATGCGGGCCTGTGGGAGGTGATTCAATCCAAACTGATCTATGGTGAAAACATTGGACAGGCGGCGCACTTTGTCAGTTCCGGTTCAGCAGATGTGGGGGTCATTGCCGAATCGATGCTTAAATCGCCCGTCATGGCATCAGGCACAAGCTATCTATTGCCCGAGGGAAGTTACGATCCAATCACACAATACGGCGTTGTCATTAAAAACAAAAGGGGAAACCGTGAGAGGGCTCAATTATTCCGCAAGTACCTGAAATCTGATATAGCACAAGCTATCTTTAAAGACTATGGCTACGGAGTGGAGTAGTGCAGGATTTCAGTCCCATATTTCTCTCTATCAAGCTCTCATTCGTTACGACCCTCTTTCTCTTTGCTTTCGGTATCCCCTTTTCCTACTGGCTTTCAGTGACGAAAAACAAGCTAAAACCCGCCCTGGAAGCAATAATTGCGCTCCCCATCGTCCTGCCACCGACAGTGCTGGGCTTTTACATTCTTCTTGCTATTGGCAGTAACGGGCCTTTTGGTAAACTCTACGAATCAATTTTCGACAGCCAGCTTGCCTTTTCTTTTACAGGCCTTGTGGTGGGGTCGTTTTTTTACTCCTTTCCCTTTGCCGTCCAACCCATTCAGTCAGCCTTTGAGTCCATCGACAAAAAACTCATTGAAGCGTCATGGACACTGGGCAAGTCGCAATTTGAAACCTTCCGGCGTATCATTTTACCTCTTTCAAGAAAGGGTCTCATTACAGGCGGCGTCCTCTCTTTTGCCCACACTATGGGTGAGTTCGGCGTCGTTCTTATGGTGGGGGGGAATATTCCCGGCGTCACAAAAGTAGCCTCCATTGCCATCTATGATGAAGTGCAGGCCCTTAATTATAGAGGGGCAAACATCTACTCTCTCATACTGCTCCTTATTTCCTTCTCCGTCCTTCTTATGGTTTATGTTTTTAACCGTCAAACAGTGAGGGCGCTATGAGTTGCTTCGAAGCTTCTTTCAGGAAAACCTTTCATGGAAAAAAGGGGGAAGAATTCTCTCTCGATCTCGATTTCACCCTGCCTGAAGGCAAAATTACAGTCATCTTCGGGCCCTCAGGTTCAGGCAAGTCAACCATACTGAGACTTATTGCCGGACTTGATGCAGCCAATGGGGGGGTATTCAAATCAGCAGGGGAAACATGGTTTAATGCTGAAAAGGGAATAAACCTTGCGCCACAGGAGAGACAGACAGGCTTTCTCTTCCAGGATCTTGCCCTTTTTCCGCACCTCACCGTTGAAGGAAATATGAGTTATGCTATAGAAAAAAAGAGCGAAAAGCTCAGAATAAAAGCGCTTTTAGAAATGACGGAACTGACGGGTCTGGAGCACCGTTATCCCCATGAGCTTTCAGGAGGGCAGCAACAGCGCCTTGCCCTGGCAAGGTCCATCGCCGGAGAACCGAAGCTGCTCCTTCTCGATGAACCCTTCTCGGCTCTCGACAGGTCTGTAAAAAAACGTATCCACGAAGAATTCCTCAAGTTCCATGACCGTTTCGGCTTTACGGCCCTCATGGTAACCCACGACATATCCGAGGCCTACCGCCTTGCCGAGCATGCCATAATTTTGAAGGAAGGGAAAAAGGTTAAGGAAGGTACACCGGAAGAGGTCTTTCTGGGAAAGACCCTGAGTACAAGAATCCAGATCCCCGTCAAGGTGATTGAAATGGAGTCCGACGAGATTCACACCCTCCTTACCGTAGAGGAAGGAAGAAGGACCTTCCGCGTCTTCGTCGATAACGATGAGGCAAAAAAAATCACCATCGGCGATGAAGTCATCGTCGCCGCCAAAGCATCGGAAGCGCTGGTTTTCAAGGTGTAAAACACCACAATTTGTCATTTCGAACGTACGTGAGAAATCTTGATTTAATAACTGAAGGTTTGCCACAGAATTCGCTGAAGGTCACAGAAAAATCTATAGAACAGGGATATCACAGATTTTACGGATCAACAGGGATTTTCAATCTTTTACTAAAAAATGTGAGATTCCGTTCCGCACCTTCCACATTTACAAAAACTATCTATATTAAATCGCAGGCACTTTAATTGTTCTGCAATAATTCAGAAAAAGGGAGGAAAGAAGATTAGTGGATTTACCCGGATACCCTTTTAAGTTCCCGGCACAATTTTTCCGTTAAATGGACGCCCATGACCATTTGTTCCATAAACAGAGCATTCATTACCTATAAAAGGAATACCTGATTTTGATGCACTTTCCAGATACTCACTTTGATAAAAGTTTAAAGTAACTTTATCCGAAGCATCTCTTCCATATGTCCTAATAGAGTCGGATTTAACGGATGTTTTACCTTTTTCAATGTGCTGAAACTCATAGGCATTTGTTTTTGATACGCTCCCGTTTATTAACAGTTCAACGGTTACTGCAAGATGATAGACATCACAAATCCTACCCTTTTCTCTGACTTGAACTGAATAATTATAATAGTGGTAGTTAGCCGTATCTTCTTCATTAATAATCGATATTTCCACCTCTGCCTCATCTCCGGCACAACCAATCATGAAAGAGAAGCAAAAAAATAACAATAAGTAAACTTTCACGGACCCTCCAAATTGCAGTTTTTTATAAATTACTAATCAAGGTAAATCTGTGTCTAAATAAACACGATGGGGACAAAATACACACACTTTTTAACATCAATCATGAAAGCATATAGCCCCGGAAGAAAAACCGGGGATGCGAGAAAGTCAGTAAATCCAAAGCCTTTACAGCACATCACCATAATCTGTTTCCTCTTTTAGCCTTTCAATCAACAACCTGGCAGCCATATCATGCAACTGATGTGCCTTCTATCAAATTTCTTTACAAACAAATGTGACTGAGGTATAAAAAAAGTTCGGCAGGGCCGGTATTGCTTACAAATATTTTGAGACAATAAATCACAATGAGAGAATAAAATGCATCTATTAGGGATAATTGAAATTATCATACAAATCTATTTTGCCGTTCATGCAGGCAGAACCGGCCGTTACGGGTGGATTTTTCTCATCCTCTTTTTTCCCTTGATTGGATCACTAATATACTTTTTTATTGAATATCTGCCGGAAATGCAGATGGAGGCAAAGATAAAAAAATCAAGAAACCAGAGTCCGCGAAAAAACATATCGCAATTAAAGCGGGAACTGGAACTGACAGACTGTATTAAAAACAGGATAAATCTTGCTGAAGCCTATTATCATGAGGGGCAATATGAAGCGTCCATTGATTTACTGGAGAAAAGCCTTACAGGAGCCAATGCCAAAGATCCTCATATATTGGAAGGATTGAGTTTCTCTCATTATAAAAAAGAGGATTACGCAAAGGCAAAAGAATATCTGTCCTTGTTAAAAGAAAATACAGAGGGCAAACTTGCAAGTAATTTACGGCTCATGAAAGCAAAGACCCATGAAGCATTGGGAGAGGCAGAAAAAGCGCTGGAAGAATACAAGGCCATTGCAAACAGTTATGAAAGTGAAGAGGCAAGATGCCGTTATGCGTTGCTGCTGAAAAAATGCGGGCAACATGACTCTGCAAAAGAGCAATTTGAGGAAATATTAAAAAATGCAAAACTATACCCCAAACAATATAAGAAATTTCAAGGCAAGTGGGTAGCCATAGCCAGAGAAGAAGTACGCTGAAGGCCTGGTAATAGAAAAAAACGCGAGCCGGTTTTAATCCTTTTAAAGAGGCCTGAAAACAACCCTGGAAGCCCTATAAAGGTAAAAAGCGTTTAATGAAAGGCAGAAAAATGATTTGCAATCTTGCAATGATTAGGCTATAAAAAGCAGCAATTAAATTTAGAAGGATTTCCCCCCGGCAGTATATCAATATGGATCACCAAAGAGAGATTAACAACACCCATTGGA from Deltaproteobacteria bacterium includes the following:
- a CDS encoding MoxR family ATPase, whose protein sequence is MSETVNLEQLNREVVEKSRFVDDILGEVGKVIIGQKNFVERLLMGFLTGGHILVEGIPGLAKTLTINTLSDAVHADFNRIQFTPDLLPADLVGTEIYNQKDGSFSVKRGPIFSNIVLADEINRAPAKVQSALLEAMQEKQVTIGDETFPLADAFLVLATQNPIEQEGTYPLPEAQVDRFMFKLQVTYPAKDEEKEIITRNIAGTKLAVEKVTTTDDIIAAREVVNRIYVDDKIKTYIVNLVSASRRPEEYGLADIKDLIEYGASPRASIFLARAAMANAFMKHRGFVTPEDIKAIALDILRHRVILSYEAEAEEVSPEDVIRKIFDAVEVP
- a CDS encoding RNA polymerase factor sigma-32: MYALTRTNDITLYMNEINRYPLLTQEEEFDLAVRLREYGDREAAERLATSNLRFVVKIANEYRNYGLKLMDLVQEGNIGLLMAVKKFNPHKGYRLLTYAVWWIKAYIQEFIIKNWSLVKIGTTQAQKKLFYKLNQAKEKLARGDDYKAIAESLDVREGDVEEMDLRMSARDFSLDSTIDDEGTTTHMDLLPCNKANQEEIVADAQEKAVIKKDVADVVSSMKERDRFIIEKRLMADEPMTLQEVGDHLGVSRERARQLEARIKKNLKESLCQKQLTWNS
- a CDS encoding trypsin-like peptidase domain-containing protein; amino-acid sequence: MKNSPGKKRLNLIILSILIYWGALTSYCEAIVPGDDKIRKKIVKIYASQSSPDYLNPWRSGAATQVSGSGCIVEGNRILTNAHVVANSTYLEVRLHGSSKRYKAKALKVAHEVDIALLEVEDESIFAGISPLKLGKLPEAQQEVLVYGFPIGGDSLSITKGILSRIEHQSYVHSGDYFLAGQIDAAINPGNSGGPVIVDGKIAGIVMQSYSPLHSENLGYMVPAPVIRHFFEDLEDGEYEGFPALGLHTQNIENPAMKEKYSMNKNRTGVVINHIYFKSPAQGRLKVNDIVMAVDGHAIADDGTVEFRPGERTFYSYFIEMHQMNEKVEVDILRKGKIKKFTFKLRNEKDDLMLVRNMKEKNLPRYFVFGGIVFTPLTKNLVQQWGRGWRRRVDEELLYEISNWPSKEKKEVVVALKVLAADLNRGYHKIRNWAVEEVNGKKFANFDEFINIISREKEPFIEFKNRKGYRIVIDRLKAGKDKESILKTYRIKEDRSPDLK
- a CDS encoding LysR family transcriptional regulator, with the translated sequence MERSKPRKKPSKRISTEKSPGEGGLSLRARIWFDMDGETFIAPGRATLLERIDRYGSISKAAKSMEMSYRHAWLLVDDMNRKAISPLVERVSGGKGGGGTVLTVEGKKTLERFEKLQGKIRNFVEEVAKENGML
- a CDS encoding TOBE domain-containing protein, with protein sequence MNLKNKLPSTIKEVKKGKLNAHVSLEWKDIPLSVIITSASADEMGLVRGDRVDALFKASDVILARGLSGQLSARNVFSGKIVELKKSFPLAMVDINASGCMVCAEITLSSLEAMGLKEGEDVDVVIKSSELILAKAL
- the modA gene encoding molybdate ABC transporter substrate-binding protein — its product is MTSNKYLHKLCLTLSLSLALFISTAEGAEKTLNIAAASNLTYVMPEIVKVFEKTHKGIKTKLSLASSGSIYSQIINGAPYDVFLSADELRPSLLYKEGKTIGKPFTYATGKLVLWTGKKMTLVEGLFVLSSPKVKRVAIANPRHAPYGEAAKKTLIDAGLWEVIQSKLIYGENIGQAAHFVSSGSADVGVIAESMLKSPVMASGTSYLLPEGSYDPITQYGVVIKNKRGNRERAQLFRKYLKSDIAQAIFKDYGYGVE
- the modB gene encoding molybdate ABC transporter permease subunit; its protein translation is MQDFSPIFLSIKLSFVTTLFLFAFGIPFSYWLSVTKNKLKPALEAIIALPIVLPPTVLGFYILLAIGSNGPFGKLYESIFDSQLAFSFTGLVVGSFFYSFPFAVQPIQSAFESIDKKLIEASWTLGKSQFETFRRIILPLSRKGLITGGVLSFAHTMGEFGVVLMVGGNIPGVTKVASIAIYDEVQALNYRGANIYSLILLLISFSVLLMVYVFNRQTVRAL
- a CDS encoding ABC transporter ATP-binding protein, with amino-acid sequence MSCFEASFRKTFHGKKGEEFSLDLDFTLPEGKITVIFGPSGSGKSTILRLIAGLDAANGGVFKSAGETWFNAEKGINLAPQERQTGFLFQDLALFPHLTVEGNMSYAIEKKSEKLRIKALLEMTELTGLEHRYPHELSGGQQQRLALARSIAGEPKLLLLDEPFSALDRSVKKRIHEEFLKFHDRFGFTALMVTHDISEAYRLAEHAIILKEGKKVKEGTPEEVFLGKTLSTRIQIPVKVIEMESDEIHTLLTVEEGRRTFRVFVDNDEAKKITIGDEVIVAAKASEALVFKV